One Oscillatoria salina IIICB1 genomic window carries:
- the clpP gene encoding ATP-dependent Clp endopeptidase proteolytic subunit ClpP, translating into MVKSQSPNYPIINHNYPKVNSIYAHAFNCEASNVVPMVVEQSGMGERAFDIYSRLLRERIVFLGSAIDDTVANSVAAQLLFLDAEDPEKDIQLYINSPGGSVYAGMAIFDTMQQIRPDVVTICYGLAASMGAFLLSGGTQGKRMALPSARIMIHQPLGGARGQAVDIEIQAKEILYIKQQLNEILASHTGQPIEKIAADTERDFFMSSQEAKEYGLIDQVISRQEMSEPKVALTSIK; encoded by the coding sequence AACTCGATTTACGCGCACGCCTTCAACTGCGAAGCAAGTAATGTCGTCCCGATGGTTGTCGAACAATCGGGTATGGGCGAGAGAGCATTTGACATTTACTCTCGACTGCTACGAGAAAGAATAGTATTTTTAGGATCGGCGATCGATGACACTGTAGCTAATTCAGTAGCGGCTCAACTTTTATTTCTCGATGCTGAAGATCCCGAAAAAGATATCCAATTATATATCAACTCTCCCGGTGGCAGTGTCTATGCTGGTATGGCAATTTTTGACACCATGCAGCAAATTCGCCCAGATGTTGTTACTATATGCTATGGACTGGCAGCCAGTATGGGCGCATTTCTGCTTTCGGGCGGAACCCAAGGCAAACGCATGGCTCTGCCTTCAGCGCGGATCATGATTCATCAACCCCTTGGTGGCGCTCGCGGTCAAGCAGTTGACATTGAAATTCAAGCAAAAGAAATCCTTTATATCAAACAGCAACTTAATGAAATATTGGCTAGTCATACTGGTCAACCAATAGAAAAAATTGCTGCTGATACAGAACGCGACTTTTTCATGTCCTCCCAAGAGGCTAAAGAATACGGTTTAATCGACCAAGTAATCTCTCGGCAAGAAATGTCCGAGCCAAAAGTTGCTCTCACTTCGATTAAATAA